TGACGACGGAGAGCACGTAGAGAATGACGATGCCCACCAGCACTATGGTTGAAAACGGAATACCTTCAAACATGGAAACCTCCACTCCTGCAGGAAGACCCGAAATTTTTTCGGCCGAATCGAATTGGGCTGCTCACCCCTTTTCCTCTGCAGCCGTGGCCAAAGATACTCCCGACCCGGTGTAGGGCTCAACGACCAGGACCAGATTCTTGGAAGCCACCACCTTGACCCGGGCGCCCTGGGGAATCGACGTCGCCGACACCGCCTTCCATCGTTCCCCGGCGACCAGAACCCAACCCTCATCCCCTTCGATGAGTGTCTGTGACACTCCATACAATCCCACCATCCCCCGCGTCCCGGTGGTGACTCTCAAGCGCACCGACTTCACGGTCAGATGCAGCAGGAGGATGGCAATCAGGGCGAAGGGAATGGCGACCGCTACGGCCAGCCCGTAGCTGATCCGGAGTTCGGGAAAGGGAGAGTCCACCAGAAACAGGATGCCCAAAATCATAGCGACGGTTCCTCCGGCACCGAGAATTCCAAATCCCTGAACCGTCACCTCGGCCACGAACAGACCCAGGGCCAAAAGGATGAGCAGAATCCCGATGTAGTTCACGGGAAGCAGCGAGAATCCGAGAAGGGCCAGGAGCAGGCTGATCCCGCCCAACACTCCCGGAAGAATCAGGCCCGGGTTCGAAAACTCCAGGTAGAGCCCCAGCAGGCCGATCACGCCCAGGATGAGAGCGACGTTGGGATTGGCAATTGAGCTGAGGACCCTCTGGCGGAATGTCATCTCGAC
The genomic region above belongs to Acidobacteriota bacterium and contains:
- a CDS encoding nodulation protein NfeD, whose product is MKRVLGLLLLLSTPVAQAEILKVEIDGPIDPITSEFITSAIKQAEDSNAEFLLIRLATPGGLGISMQEIIQSILNSPVPVVCFVAPQGARAASAGFFILLSADVAVMAPGTNTGAAHPVFPFGMENKIMLEKVKNDAVAGLRAIVQQRKRNYELAEKGVLESKSYTAREALEGGLIDLVVGNESELMATLEGRQIERFSGASQVLTTAGQEVRVVEMTFRQRVLSSIANPNVALILGVIGLLGLYLEFSNPGLILPGVLGGISLLLALLGFSLLPVNYIGILLILLALGLFVAEVTVQGFGILGAGGTVAMILGILFLVDSPFPELRISYGLAVAVAIPFALIAILLLHLTVKSVRLRVTTGTRGMVGLYGVSQTLIEGDEGWVLVAGERWKAVSATSIPQGARVKVVASKNLVLVVEPYTGSGVSLATAAEEKG